A genomic stretch from Flavobacterium humidisoli includes:
- a CDS encoding DUF2851 family protein — MKEDFLHYIWKFKKFDSLNLKTVQGELITILKTGDYLELAGPDFFNAHIEIGSQKWAGNVEIHLKSSDWYLHNHEKDPAYKNVILHVVWENDTAIFRENNIEIPVLVLKDYVSKEIIENYKSLVSAKTWIFCEKQLKNIDRFVFKNWQERLFFERLERKSKFIAQLLEETNQDWEAVLFCLLAKNFGLNTNGNSFLQISMAIPFSVIRKESFEIENLEALLFGAAGLLEVEKEDVYFKDLKFRYFYLLHKYQIEKTYTEPLQFFKLRPDNFPTIRLSQLAALYHKYQNLFSKIIDLKSVDAVYRLLSVSASSYWQNHYQFDKESPKKSKTLSKSFIDLLIINTIVPLQFTYSNIMGESISEDLIDFMNEVTSEKNVIMDKFNSFGIKSKTAFESQTLLELKNKYCEHKACLKCAIGLELLKNN, encoded by the coding sequence ATGAAAGAGGACTTTCTTCATTATATCTGGAAATTCAAGAAGTTTGATTCTTTGAATTTAAAAACGGTTCAAGGCGAATTGATAACAATTCTTAAAACTGGCGATTATCTAGAACTTGCTGGGCCAGACTTTTTTAATGCTCATATAGAAATCGGAAGTCAAAAATGGGCAGGCAATGTAGAGATTCATTTGAAATCTTCAGATTGGTATTTGCATAATCACGAGAAAGATCCTGCTTATAAAAATGTTATTCTTCATGTTGTTTGGGAAAACGACACGGCTATTTTTAGAGAAAACAATATCGAAATTCCTGTTTTAGTTCTTAAAGATTATGTTTCGAAAGAAATAATCGAAAATTATAAGTCATTGGTTTCTGCTAAAACTTGGATTTTCTGCGAAAAGCAGTTAAAAAATATAGACAGATTTGTTTTTAAAAACTGGCAAGAAAGATTGTTTTTTGAGCGTTTAGAGCGTAAATCTAAATTTATTGCTCAGTTATTGGAAGAAACCAATCAAGATTGGGAAGCGGTCTTATTTTGCCTTCTAGCGAAGAATTTTGGACTAAATACTAACGGGAATTCCTTTCTGCAAATCTCCATGGCAATTCCGTTTTCAGTAATCAGAAAAGAAAGTTTCGAAATTGAAAATCTAGAGGCGCTTCTTTTTGGCGCTGCCGGTTTATTGGAGGTCGAGAAAGAAGATGTTTATTTTAAAGATTTAAAGTTTCGCTATTTTTATCTATTGCATAAATATCAAATAGAAAAGACATATACAGAACCTCTCCAGTTTTTTAAACTTCGTCCGGATAATTTTCCAACAATCAGACTTTCTCAATTGGCGGCTTTATACCATAAATATCAAAATTTGTTTTCTAAGATTATCGATTTAAAATCAGTAGATGCAGTATATCGTTTACTAAGCGTGTCTGCAAGCTCGTATTGGCAAAATCATTACCAATTTGACAAAGAGAGCCCGAAGAAATCTAAAACGCTCTCTAAATCGTTTATAGATCTACTGATTATAAATACGATTGTTCCGCTTCAATTTACTTATTCCAATATTATGGGCGAATCCATTTCTGAAGATTTAATTGATTTTATGAATGAGGTTACTTCAGAGAAAAACGTCATTATGGACAAGTTTAATTCTTTCGGTATAAAGTCAAAAACTGCATTTGAAAGTCAGACACTATTAGAACTTAAAAATAAATATTGCGAGCACAAAGCTTGTCTAAAATGTGCTATCGGATTAGAATTGCTTAAAAATAATTAG
- a CDS encoding PspC family transcriptional regulator, with product MSAILKLKFFFEKYGFHVSSRLADKLGMRVTSVRLFFIYISFVTAGLGFGVYLTLAFWIRLKDLIRSKRTSVFDL from the coding sequence ATGTCAGCAATTTTAAAACTTAAATTCTTTTTTGAAAAATATGGCTTCCATGTTTCTTCAAGACTAGCAGATAAACTTGGAATGCGTGTAACAAGCGTGCGATTGTTTTTTATCTACATTTCTTTTGTTACAGCGGGTTTAGGGTTTGGAGTCTATTTGACTCTCGCTTTCTGGATTAGGTTGAAAGATTTAATTCGATCAAAAAGAACATCAGTATTTGATTTATAA
- a CDS encoding APC family permease — protein sequence MSIWRVKPISAFEADMKKSDLKRVLGKWSLTAIGVGAIIGGGIFVLTGTGAYYHAGPALAISFIIAGIACVFAALCYSEFASILPVEGSAYAYAYGTIGEVFAWIIGWGLILEYAMGSMTVAVSWSGYFNKLLKIFHIHLPDWLTTDPASYTGEGFSMNLPAFLIVLLVISLLIKGTKSAAKANNAIVILKVSAVIFVIIAGLFFINTANWSPFIPEATQIIEKETTHNAYGIGGIISGAAAIFFAYVGFDAVSTQAGEAINPKKDVPFAIIASLLICTTLYILVSLVLTGMMNYQDFNPLGKYPEAIKAPVAYAFDIAGQGWAGSIITVAATIGLVSVLMVMIMGQSRIFLGMSKDGLIPQVFSKVNPISGTPKTNLMILGAIIATVAAFTPINKLADMTSFGTLFAFTMVCIAVWILRVKQPGLTRTFKVPALPVIAVLGIAINSYLIFNLSKDAQLLSFGWLILGIIVYFGYSKKRSKLNNPTEE from the coding sequence ATGTCAATTTGGAGAGTTAAACCTATATCAGCCTTTGAGGCCGATATGAAAAAGAGTGATTTAAAGAGAGTCCTAGGAAAATGGAGTCTTACCGCCATTGGTGTTGGTGCCATTATCGGTGGGGGAATTTTTGTACTTACAGGTACTGGGGCTTATTATCATGCAGGTCCAGCATTAGCTATTTCGTTTATTATCGCAGGTATTGCCTGTGTATTTGCGGCTCTTTGCTATTCTGAATTTGCTTCTATTTTGCCTGTTGAAGGATCTGCTTATGCATATGCTTACGGTACAATTGGAGAAGTTTTTGCTTGGATAATTGGATGGGGACTAATTCTCGAGTATGCAATGGGATCGATGACTGTAGCGGTTTCCTGGTCCGGGTACTTTAATAAATTGCTCAAAATATTTCACATTCACCTTCCTGATTGGTTAACTACAGATCCTGCAAGCTACACAGGAGAAGGTTTTTCTATGAATCTTCCAGCTTTCTTAATCGTTCTTTTAGTTATTTCATTGCTTATTAAAGGAACAAAAAGCGCAGCTAAAGCAAATAACGCAATTGTTATTCTTAAAGTATCTGCTGTAATCTTTGTAATTATTGCTGGTCTTTTCTTTATTAATACAGCAAACTGGAGCCCGTTTATTCCTGAAGCGACTCAGATTATCGAAAAAGAAACTACGCACAATGCTTACGGAATTGGAGGTATTATCTCGGGAGCTGCAGCTATTTTCTTTGCTTATGTTGGTTTCGATGCCGTTTCTACACAAGCTGGAGAAGCTATTAATCCTAAAAAAGATGTTCCTTTTGCAATTATCGCTTCTTTATTAATTTGTACTACTTTATATATTCTTGTTTCTTTAGTATTAACAGGAATGATGAATTACCAAGATTTTAATCCACTAGGAAAATATCCTGAAGCTATTAAAGCTCCTGTTGCTTATGCATTTGACATTGCAGGACAAGGCTGGGCTGGTTCTATTATTACTGTTGCCGCAACTATTGGTTTGGTTTCAGTATTAATGGTAATGATCATGGGACAATCTAGAATTTTCCTTGGAATGTCTAAAGACGGTTTAATTCCACAAGTTTTCTCTAAAGTAAACCCTATTTCTGGAACTCCAAAAACGAACCTAATGATTCTTGGAGCTATTATCGCAACTGTTGCTGCTTTTACACCAATCAACAAATTGGCCGATATGACCAGTTTTGGTACTTTATTTGCCTTTACAATGGTTTGTATTGCTGTTTGGATTTTAAGAGTAAAACAACCTGGATTAACCAGAACATTTAAAGTTCCTGCTTTACCAGTTATTGCGGTATTAGGAATTGCAATCAATTCTTATTTAATTTTTAATTTAAGTAAGGATGCACAGTTATTATCTTTTGGATGGCTTATTCTTGGTATAATTGTATACTTTGGATATAGCAAGAAAAGATCTAAACTCAACAATCCTACTGAAGAATAA
- a CDS encoding ComEA family DNA-binding protein yields the protein MNFKSLNKYFHFTKQQRIGVFMLFLIMIGLQLFYFLSNFSVSEVKNAEKEEWLALQSEIDQEKLSDKSVKPIAYLFNPNFISDYKGYKLGMSVEEIDRLMAFRKENKYVNSAEEFQAVTGVSDSLLKKISPLFKFPDWKQNKKNYSVEKKEFIVKSFAKKEKLEIMNINEATQEDLMKIYGIGEGLSSRILKQKEIVGSFVSMEQMKEIWGLSPEVINELNSHFKVVIPSNLKKINVNDASLKELAQFSYFKYGLAKQIVTYRSMNGNFNNIEDLAKIKDFPVEKAKIISLYLEF from the coding sequence ATGAATTTTAAGTCTTTAAACAAATATTTTCATTTTACAAAACAACAGCGGATAGGTGTTTTTATGCTTTTTCTTATTATGATAGGATTGCAGTTGTTTTATTTTTTATCCAATTTTAGTGTTTCCGAAGTAAAAAACGCTGAAAAAGAAGAGTGGCTTGCGCTTCAGTCAGAAATTGATCAAGAGAAACTGAGTGATAAAAGCGTAAAACCAATTGCTTATCTTTTCAATCCTAATTTTATTTCAGATTATAAAGGATACAAGCTCGGAATGTCTGTAGAAGAGATTGATCGTTTAATGGCATTTCGCAAAGAAAATAAATATGTAAACTCGGCAGAAGAGTTTCAGGCAGTCACTGGAGTCTCAGATTCTCTATTAAAGAAAATTTCTCCTTTGTTTAAATTTCCAGATTGGAAACAGAATAAAAAGAATTATAGCGTCGAGAAAAAAGAATTCATTGTCAAGAGTTTTGCGAAAAAAGAAAAGTTAGAAATAATGAATATTAATGAGGCAACGCAAGAAGATTTGATGAAAATCTACGGAATAGGAGAAGGATTGTCATCTAGAATCTTAAAGCAGAAAGAAATCGTTGGGTCATTCGTATCGATGGAGCAGATGAAAGAGATTTGGGGACTTTCGCCTGAAGTTATAAATGAACTAAACTCTCATTTTAAGGTTGTAATTCCCTCAAACTTGAAGAAAATAAATGTAAACGACGCTTCGTTAAAAGAATTGGCTCAATTTTCATACTTTAAATATGGATTAGCAAAACAAATTGTAACCTATAGAAGTATGAATGGAAATTTTAATAATATTGAGGATTTGGCAAAAATTAAAGATTTTCCTGTTGAAAAAGCAAAAATAATTAGTTTATATTTGGAGTTCTAA
- a CDS encoding acyl-CoA dehydrogenase family protein: MNFDYNETQLMIVQSIKDFAEKNIRPYIMEWDEAQIFPIPLFKQLGEMGFMGVLVPEEYGGSGLGYHEYITVIEEISKVDPSIGLSVAAHNSLCTNHILTFGNEEQKKKWLPKLATAEFIGAWGLTEHNTGSDAGGMNTTAVKDGDHWIVNGAKNFITHAISGDVAVVVVRTGEKGDSKGMTAFVFEKGMKGFSSGKKENKLGMRASETAELVFDNCRVPDENRLGEVGEGFVQAMKILDGGRISIGALSLGIAKGAYEAALKYSKERHQFGQPISNFQGISFKLADMATEIEASELLLHKAAFLKQKHKPVTTSGAMAKMYASEACVKIANDAVQIHGGYGYTKDFPVEKFYRDSKLCTIGEGTTEIQKVVISRNLLKE, translated from the coding sequence ATGAACTTTGATTACAACGAAACACAACTAATGATCGTACAGTCTATAAAAGACTTTGCAGAAAAAAATATTAGACCTTATATAATGGAATGGGATGAAGCGCAAATTTTTCCAATTCCGTTGTTTAAGCAACTTGGCGAAATGGGCTTCATGGGCGTTTTAGTTCCAGAAGAATATGGGGGTTCTGGTTTAGGTTATCACGAGTATATTACCGTAATAGAAGAGATTTCAAAAGTAGATCCTTCAATTGGATTATCTGTCGCTGCGCATAATTCTTTATGCACTAATCATATTTTGACTTTTGGAAACGAAGAGCAAAAGAAAAAATGGCTTCCAAAACTTGCCACAGCCGAATTTATAGGTGCCTGGGGACTAACGGAGCATAACACAGGCTCTGATGCAGGAGGAATGAATACAACGGCTGTTAAAGATGGAGATCATTGGATTGTAAATGGTGCGAAAAACTTTATTACACATGCTATTTCTGGAGATGTCGCAGTTGTGGTAGTGCGAACTGGTGAAAAAGGAGATTCTAAAGGAATGACGGCTTTTGTTTTTGAAAAAGGAATGAAAGGTTTTTCATCGGGCAAAAAAGAAAATAAATTAGGAATGAGAGCAAGTGAGACCGCAGAGCTGGTTTTTGATAATTGTCGCGTTCCAGATGAAAATAGATTAGGAGAAGTTGGAGAAGGCTTTGTTCAAGCAATGAAAATTCTTGATGGTGGAAGAATCTCTATCGGAGCTCTGTCTTTAGGAATTGCAAAAGGAGCTTACGAAGCTGCATTGAAATATTCGAAAGAAAGACATCAGTTTGGGCAACCAATCAGTAATTTTCAAGGAATCTCTTTTAAATTGGCAGATATGGCAACAGAAATTGAAGCCTCAGAGCTATTATTGCATAAAGCTGCGTTCTTGAAGCAAAAGCATAAACCAGTAACAACATCAGGGGCTATGGCAAAGATGTATGCTTCAGAAGCGTGTGTTAAAATCGCAAATGATGCAGTTCAAATTCATGGTGGTTATGGCTACACTAAAGATTTTCCAGTAGAAAAATTCTATAGAGACTCTAAATTGTGTACTATAGGAGAGGGAACAACTGAGATCCAAAAGGTTGTTATCTCAAGGAATTTATTGAAAGAATAA
- the rpsU gene encoding 30S ribosomal protein S21 — protein MLIIPIKDGENIDRALKRYKRKFDKTGTVRQLRARTAFIKPSVIKRAQIQKAAYIQGLKDSLES, from the coding sequence ATGTTAATTATACCAATTAAAGACGGAGAAAATATCGATAGAGCATTAAAGCGCTATAAAAGAAAATTTGATAAAACAGGAACTGTTCGTCAATTAAGAGCACGTACTGCTTTTATTAAGCCATCTGTTATCAAAAGAGCTCAGATTCAAAAAGCGGCTTACATTCAAGGCTTGAAAGATAGTTTAGAAAGTTAG
- a CDS encoding tyrosine-type recombinase/integrase — protein MKTNKEAFSDYLLLEKKYSTHTVEAYLNDVVSFEAFVKEFFDQESIDLVNYSQVRSWIVFLVDHNISNVSVNRKMASLKAFYKFLLKTKQIEINPMLKHKSLKTPKVVQVPFSEKELKDLLATIDAPVDFEGIRDKLILEMFYVTGMRRAELIHLMVKNIDRSNHTVKVLGKRNKERIVPILPIIASQIDLYLEERSGLQSLTDCDYFFVSKKGLKLSESFVYRLINSYFSRVSEKVKKSPHVLRHTFATHLLNNGADLNSVKELLGHSSLASTQVYTHNSLAELKKVYKDAHPRNK, from the coding sequence ATGAAAACGAATAAAGAGGCTTTTTCGGATTATCTTTTGTTGGAAAAAAAATATTCTACACATACAGTTGAGGCTTATTTGAATGATGTGGTTTCTTTTGAGGCTTTTGTGAAAGAGTTTTTTGATCAGGAAAGTATTGATTTGGTAAATTATAGTCAGGTTAGAAGTTGGATTGTTTTTTTGGTTGATCATAATATTTCTAATGTTTCTGTTAATAGGAAGATGGCTTCTTTAAAAGCTTTTTATAAATTCCTTTTAAAGACAAAGCAGATAGAAATTAATCCGATGCTGAAACATAAGTCTTTAAAAACGCCAAAAGTGGTTCAGGTTCCTTTTTCGGAAAAAGAGTTGAAAGATTTGCTCGCTACAATAGATGCTCCTGTTGATTTTGAAGGGATTCGGGATAAGCTTATTTTAGAAATGTTTTATGTGACAGGAATGCGTCGCGCTGAATTGATTCATTTGATGGTTAAAAATATCGATCGCTCAAATCATACGGTTAAAGTTTTAGGGAAAAGAAATAAAGAGCGTATTGTTCCAATTCTGCCAATTATTGCAAGTCAAATTGATTTGTATTTGGAAGAAAGAAGTGGTCTGCAAAGTTTGACAGATTGTGACTATTTTTTTGTTTCGAAAAAAGGGTTAAAATTGAGCGAATCTTTTGTTTATCGTTTAATAAATTCATACTTTAGTAGGGTCTCAGAAAAGGTGAAGAAAAGTCCGCATGTGCTTCGTCATACTTTTGCAACTCACTTATTGAACAATGGGGCAGATTTGAATTCAGTTAAGGAATTGCTAGGGCATTCTAGTTTGGCTTCTACACAGGTTTATACTCATAATAGTTTGGCGGAACTTAAAAAAGTGTATAAAGATGCACATCCTAGAAACAAATAG
- the hpf gene encoding ribosome hibernation-promoting factor, HPF/YfiA family: protein MKVDVHAVNFTVDRKLVDFIQERMGKLEKYYDRVVSSDVFLKVERTSDKENKVVEIKINVPGDDFLVKKQCKTFEEAVELSAESLERLLIKRKEKIRAHI, encoded by the coding sequence ATGAAGGTAGATGTTCATGCAGTTAATTTTACTGTCGACAGAAAATTGGTCGATTTTATCCAAGAAAGAATGGGTAAGCTAGAGAAATACTACGATCGAGTGGTTTCATCAGATGTTTTTTTAAAAGTTGAAAGAACGAGTGATAAAGAGAATAAAGTGGTGGAAATAAAGATTAATGTCCCTGGTGATGATTTTTTGGTAAAAAAGCAGTGTAAAACATTTGAAGAGGCTGTTGAGCTTTCGGCAGAATCGCTAGAACGTTTGCTTATAAAAAGGAAGGAAAAAATTAGAGCACATATTTAA
- the tuf gene encoding elongation factor Tu, whose protein sequence is MAKENFNRSKPHLNIGTIGHVDHGKTTLTAAITKVLSDAGYCQAKSFDQIDNAPEEKERGITINTSHVEYETANRHYAHVDCPGHADYVKNMVTGAAQMDGAILVVAATDGPMPQTREHILLGRQVGIPRIVVFMNKVDMVDDAELLELVEMEIRDLLSFYEYDGDNGPVVQGSALGGLNNDPNWVPKIIELMEAVDAWIEEPVRDVAKPFLMPVEDVFTITGRGTVATGRIETGVANTGDPVEIIGMGAEKLTSTITGVEMFRKILDRGEAGDNVGLLLRGIDKADIKRGMVIIKPGSVKPHAKFKAEVYILKKEEGGRHTPFHNNYRPQFYVRTTDVTGVISLPAGVEMVMPGDNLTIEVALLSPIAMNVGLRFAIREGGRTVGAGQVTEIVE, encoded by the coding sequence ATGGCAAAGGAGAATTTTAATCGTTCCAAACCGCACTTAAACATAGGTACAATTGGACACGTAGATCACGGAAAAACTACATTAACTGCTGCAATTACAAAAGTATTGTCAGATGCTGGTTACTGTCAAGCAAAATCGTTTGATCAAATCGATAACGCTCCAGAGGAGAAAGAAAGAGGTATTACTATTAATACATCACACGTAGAGTATGAAACTGCTAACCGTCACTACGCTCACGTTGACTGTCCAGGTCACGCAGATTACGTAAAGAACATGGTTACTGGTGCTGCTCAAATGGACGGAGCTATCTTAGTAGTTGCTGCTACAGATGGTCCAATGCCACAAACTCGTGAGCACATCCTTTTAGGTCGTCAGGTTGGTATTCCAAGAATCGTTGTTTTCATGAACAAAGTGGATATGGTTGATGATGCTGAGTTATTAGAGCTTGTTGAAATGGAAATTAGAGATTTATTATCTTTCTACGAATATGATGGAGATAATGGTCCTGTTGTTCAAGGTTCTGCTTTAGGTGGATTGAACAATGATCCTAACTGGGTTCCTAAAATTATTGAATTAATGGAAGCTGTTGATGCTTGGATCGAAGAGCCAGTACGTGACGTAGCTAAACCATTCTTGATGCCAGTTGAGGACGTATTTACAATTACAGGTCGTGGAACTGTTGCTACAGGTCGTATCGAAACTGGAGTTGCTAACACTGGAGATCCTGTTGAAATCATTGGTATGGGAGCTGAAAAATTAACTTCTACTATTACAGGAGTTGAGATGTTCCGTAAAATCCTTGACAGAGGTGAAGCTGGAGATAACGTAGGTTTATTGTTAAGAGGTATTGATAAAGCTGATATCAAAAGAGGTATGGTTATTATTAAGCCAGGTTCAGTAAAACCACACGCTAAATTCAAAGCAGAGGTTTATATCTTGAAAAAAGAAGAAGGTGGACGTCACACTCCATTCCACAATAACTACCGTCCACAGTTCTACGTACGTACAACTGACGTAACAGGAGTTATTTCTTTACCAGCAGGTGTAGAGATGGTAATGCCAGGTGATAACTTAACTATTGAAGTTGCTTTGTTAAGCCCAATCGCTATGAACGTAGGTTTACGTTTCGCTATCCGTGAAGGTGGTAGAACAGTTGGGGCTGGTCAGGTTACTGAAATCGTAGAGTAA
- the secE gene encoding preprotein translocase subunit SecE — protein MTKVTNYLSEAFEELKSNVTWPAWAEVQKLTIVVAVFSILFALATWGVDEFFAKALAGFFNWLKG, from the coding sequence ATGACAAAAGTTACTAATTATTTATCAGAGGCTTTCGAAGAGTTAAAGTCAAATGTTACTTGGCCAGCTTGGGCTGAAGTACAGAAATTGACAATTGTTGTGGCTGTATTTTCGATCTTATTCGCTTTGGCAACTTGGGGAGTAGACGAATTTTTTGCAAAAGCTTTGGCTGGATTTTTTAACTGGTTAAAAGGATAA
- the nusG gene encoding transcription termination/antitermination protein NusG, which translates to MADNNVKKWYVVRAVSGQENKVKAYIETEIARLGMEDYVSQVLVPTEKVVTVKDGKKSSKDKVYFPGYVMIEANLVGEIPHIIKSITSVIGFLGETKGGEPVPLRLSEVNRMLGKVDELAVNTDTRSIPFSVGETVKVIDGPFNGFNGSVEKINEEKRKLEVMVKIFGRKTPLELSFMQVEKV; encoded by the coding sequence ATGGCAGATAATAATGTGAAAAAATGGTACGTAGTTAGAGCGGTTAGTGGTCAAGAGAATAAAGTGAAAGCTTATATCGAGACTGAGATTGCGAGATTAGGTATGGAGGATTATGTTTCTCAGGTTTTGGTTCCTACTGAAAAAGTAGTTACTGTAAAAGATGGGAAAAAATCATCTAAGGATAAAGTTTACTTTCCTGGATATGTTATGATTGAAGCTAACTTAGTTGGTGAAATCCCTCATATTATTAAGTCAATTACTAGTGTTATTGGATTTTTAGGAGAAACTAAAGGTGGAGAACCTGTTCCTTTAAGACTTTCTGAAGTGAACCGTATGTTAGGTAAGGTAGATGAGTTAGCTGTAAATACAGATACTCGTTCTATTCCATTTAGTGTTGGTGAAACGGTTAAGGTTATTGATGGACCTTTCAATGGATTTAATGGATCTGTTGAGAAAATCAATGAAGAAAAGCGTAAACTTGAGGTAATGGTTAAGATTTTCGGAAGAAAGACACCATTGGAATTGAGCTTTATGCAAGTGGAAAAAGTATAA
- the rplK gene encoding 50S ribosomal protein L11, with product MAKEISKVVKLQVKGGAANPSPPVGPALGAAGVNIMEFCKQFNARTQDKPGKICPVQITVYKDKSFDFVVKTPPAAVQLMEAAKLKSGSGEPNRKKVASVTWEQIRTIAEDKMPDLNAFTIEKAMSMVAGTARSMGITVSGDAPF from the coding sequence ATGGCTAAAGAAATTAGTAAGGTAGTTAAACTACAAGTTAAGGGAGGTGCTGCGAACCCGTCGCCACCGGTTGGACCTGCTTTAGGAGCTGCTGGGGTTAATATCATGGAGTTTTGTAAGCAATTTAATGCTAGAACTCAAGATAAACCTGGCAAAATTTGTCCAGTGCAAATCACTGTGTACAAAGACAAATCATTTGATTTTGTTGTTAAGACTCCTCCAGCGGCAGTTCAGTTAATGGAAGCTGCAAAGCTAAAATCTGGTTCTGGTGAGCCTAATCGTAAAAAAGTAGCTAGCGTTACTTGGGAACAAATTAGAACTATTGCTGAAGACAAAATGCCGGACTTAAACGCTTTCACAATTGAGAAAGCTATGAGTATGGTTGCTGGAACAGCTAGATCTATGGGTATAACTGTATCAGGAGATGCTCCTTTTTAA
- the rplA gene encoding 50S ribosomal protein L1 — protein MAKLTKKQKEAASKIEKNKLYSLKDAAALIKVVASAKFDESVDIAVRLGVDPRKANQMVRGVVTLPHGTGKDVKVLALVTPDKEAEAREAGADHVGLDDYLQKIKDGWTDVDVIITMPAVMGKLGPLGRILGPRGLMPNPKTGTVTMDVAKAVQEVKAGKIDFKVDKTGIVHAGIGKVSFGAEQIVDNAHEIIQTLIKLKPTAAKGTYIKGIHLTSTMSPAIALDPKAV, from the coding sequence ATGGCAAAATTAACAAAAAAGCAAAAAGAGGCTGCTTCAAAAATTGAAAAGAACAAATTATACTCTTTAAAAGATGCTGCTGCATTAATTAAAGTTGTTGCTTCTGCAAAATTTGATGAGTCTGTTGATATCGCAGTTCGTTTGGGTGTTGATCCAAGAAAAGCGAATCAAATGGTTAGAGGTGTAGTTACTTTACCTCACGGAACAGGAAAAGACGTTAAAGTATTAGCATTGGTTACTCCAGATAAAGAAGCTGAAGCAAGAGAGGCTGGAGCAGATCACGTTGGTCTTGACGATTACTTACAAAAAATTAAAGACGGTTGGACAGATGTTGATGTGATCATTACTATGCCTGCTGTTATGGGTAAATTAGGTCCATTAGGTCGTATTTTAGGACCTAGAGGTTTAATGCCAAACCCTAAAACAGGTACAGTAACTATGGATGTTGCTAAAGCTGTTCAAGAAGTTAAAGCTGGTAAAATTGACTTTAAAGTTGATAAAACTGGTATAGTACACGCAGGAATCGGTAAAGTTTCTTTTGGGGCTGAGCAGATTGTTGACAACGCACACGAAATTATTCAAACATTAATAAAACTTAAACCAACTGCTGCTAAAGGTACATACATTAAAGGTATTCACCTTACAAGCACAATGAGTCCTGCTATCGCATTAGACCCAAAAGCAGTATAA
- the rplJ gene encoding 50S ribosomal protein L10: MTREEKSIAIENLTAQLAGTNIIYISDISGLNAETTSNLRRACFKAGIKLEVVKNTLLAKAMEASSNDYGDLPTVLSGNSAIFISDVANAPGKIIKDFRKKSDKPVLKGAYINSEVYIGDNQLDALATIKSKEELIGEIIGLLQSPAQRIISALQNKFAGSEEAAE; the protein is encoded by the coding sequence ATGACTAGAGAAGAAAAATCAATCGCGATTGAAAATTTAACTGCGCAGTTAGCTGGTACAAATATCATTTATATTTCTGATATTTCTGGTTTAAACGCAGAGACAACTTCAAACTTGCGTAGAGCTTGTTTTAAAGCAGGTATCAAATTAGAGGTTGTAAAGAACACTTTGCTTGCAAAAGCAATGGAAGCTTCTTCTAATGATTATGGTGATTTACCTACAGTTTTATCAGGTAACAGTGCTATATTTATTTCTGATGTTGCTAACGCACCTGGAAAAATCATTAAAGATTTCCGTAAGAAATCTGACAAACCAGTTTTAAAAGGAGCTTACATCAATTCTGAAGTATATATTGGAGATAACCAATTAGATGCATTAGCTACAATTAAATCTAAAGAAGAGCTTATTGGAGAAATCATTGGATTATTACAATCTCCAGCTCAAAGAATTATTTCTGCTTTACAAAACAAATTCGCAGGAAGCGAAGAAGCAGCAGAGTAA
- the rplL gene encoding 50S ribosomal protein L7/L12, translating to MADLKQFAEQLVNLTVKEVNELATILKDEYGIEPAAAAVVVAAGGGDGAAEEAQTEFTVVLKDAGASKLAVVKLVKELTGLGLKEAKDVVDGAPSNVKEGVSKEEAEGLKKSLEEAGATVELK from the coding sequence ATGGCAGATTTGAAACAATTCGCAGAACAATTAGTTAACTTAACAGTTAAAGAAGTTAACGAATTAGCAACAATATTAAAAGATGAGTACGGAATCGAGCCTGCTGCTGCTGCTGTAGTAGTTGCTGCTGGTGGAGGAGACGGTGCTGCTGAAGAAGCACAAACTGAATTTACAGTTGTATTAAAAGATGCAGGAGCTTCTAAATTAGCTGTTGTAAAATTAGTTAAAGAATTAACTGGTTTAGGTCTTAAAGAAGCTAAAGACGTAGTTGACGGTGCACCAAGCAACGTTAAAGAAGGTGTTTCTAAAGAAGAGGCTGAAGGTCTTAAAAAATCTTTAGAAGAGGCTGGAGCTACTGTTGAGCTTAAATAA